In Streptomyces sp. NBC_01551, one DNA window encodes the following:
- a CDS encoding globin, which translates to MNDIPRSTVQEQTFYELVGGEDTFRRLVHRFYQGVAEDPLLRPMYPEEDLGPAEERFTLFLMQYWGGPTTYSENRGHPRLRMRHAPFQVDTAAHDAWLKHMRVAVDELGLAPEYEEKLWRYLTYAAASMINTAG; encoded by the coding sequence GTGAATGACATTCCGCGGAGCACGGTCCAGGAGCAGACCTTCTACGAGCTGGTGGGCGGCGAGGACACCTTCCGCCGGCTGGTCCACCGCTTCTACCAGGGGGTCGCGGAGGACCCGCTGCTGCGCCCCATGTACCCGGAGGAGGACCTCGGCCCCGCCGAGGAGCGGTTCACGCTGTTCCTGATGCAGTACTGGGGCGGCCCGACCACGTACAGCGAGAACCGCGGCCACCCGCGGCTGCGGATGCGGCACGCCCCGTTCCAGGTGGACACGGCGGCGCACGACGCGTGGCTGAAGCACATGCGGGTCGCGGTGGACGAGCTGGGCCTGGCGCCGGAGTACGAGGAGAAGCTGTGGCGCTACCTCACGTACGCGGCCGCCTCGATGATCAACACGGCCGGCTGA
- a CDS encoding thioesterase family protein: MARHQYRCPLRWADMDAFGHVNNVVFLRYLEEARIDFMFRLAPGEGSESFTGGSVVARHEIDYKLPLVHRHEPVLIESWVTRIGAASLTIRYEVKDEATADRPETVYVRAETVVVPYNLAEGRPRRITAEERGFLEEYLDTPQSAKASEGRLAA, encoded by the coding sequence ATGGCCAGACACCAATACCGGTGCCCCCTCCGCTGGGCGGACATGGATGCCTTCGGGCACGTCAACAACGTCGTCTTCCTCCGCTACCTGGAGGAGGCGCGGATCGACTTCATGTTCCGCCTGGCGCCGGGAGAGGGCAGCGAGTCCTTCACGGGCGGCTCCGTCGTCGCCCGCCACGAGATCGACTACAAGCTGCCCCTCGTGCACCGTCACGAGCCGGTGCTCATCGAGTCCTGGGTGACCCGGATAGGCGCCGCGTCCCTGACCATCCGCTACGAGGTCAAGGACGAGGCGACCGCGGACAGGCCGGAGACGGTCTACGTGCGTGCCGAGACCGTGGTCGTGCCCTACAACCTCGCCGAGGGGCGGCCCCGCCGCATCACGGCCGAGGAGCGGGGCTTCCTGGAGGAGTACCTCGACACGCCGCAGAGCGCCAAGGCCTCGGAAGGGCGCCTCGCGGCATGA
- the ettA gene encoding energy-dependent translational throttle protein EttA produces MAEFIYTMRKTRKAHGDKVILDDVFLNFLPGAKIGVVGPNGAGKSTVLKIMAGIEQPSNGDAYLSPGYSVGILMQEPKLDESKTVLENVEDGVAEIKGKLNRFNAIAEEMATNYTDELMEEMGKLQDDLDHANAWDLDAQLEQAMDALGCPPGDWPVTNLSGGEKRRVALCKLLLEAPDLLLLDEPTNHLDAESVNWLEQHLAQYKGAVVAVTHDRYFLDNVAEWILELDRGRAHPYEGNYSTYLEKKAERLKVEGKKDEKRAKRLKEELEWVRSNAKGRQAKSKARLARYEEMAAEADKMRKLDFEEIQIPPGPRLGSIVVEVNNLSKAFGDKVLIDDLSFTLPRNGIVGIIGPNGAGKTTLFKMIQGLEHPDSGEIKVGETVKISYVDQGRANIDPKKTLWAVVSDELDYINVGNVEMPSRAYVSAFGFKGPDQQKPAGVLSGGERNRLNLALTLKQGGNLLLLDEPTNDLDVETLGSLENALLEFPGAAVVVSHDRWFLDRVATHILAYEGESKWFWFEGNFESYEKNKIERLGPDATRPHRATYKKLTRG; encoded by the coding sequence TTGGCTGAGTTCATCTACACCATGCGCAAGACGCGCAAGGCGCACGGCGACAAGGTGATCCTCGACGACGTCTTCCTGAACTTCCTGCCGGGGGCGAAGATCGGCGTGGTCGGCCCGAACGGTGCCGGCAAGTCCACCGTCCTGAAGATCATGGCGGGCATCGAGCAGCCGTCCAACGGTGACGCGTACCTTTCGCCCGGTTACAGCGTCGGCATCCTCATGCAGGAGCCCAAGCTCGACGAGTCCAAGACGGTCCTGGAGAACGTCGAGGACGGCGTCGCCGAGATCAAGGGCAAGCTCAACCGGTTCAACGCGATCGCCGAGGAAATGGCGACGAACTACACCGACGAGCTGATGGAGGAGATGGGCAAGCTCCAGGACGACCTGGACCACGCCAACGCGTGGGACCTCGACGCCCAGCTGGAGCAGGCCATGGACGCCCTGGGCTGCCCGCCCGGCGACTGGCCCGTCACCAACCTCTCCGGTGGCGAGAAGCGTCGCGTCGCCCTCTGCAAGCTCCTGCTGGAGGCCCCCGACCTGCTGCTCCTCGACGAGCCCACCAACCACCTCGACGCCGAGTCCGTGAACTGGCTGGAGCAGCACCTGGCCCAGTACAAGGGCGCCGTCGTGGCGGTCACCCACGACCGCTACTTCCTCGACAACGTCGCCGAGTGGATCCTCGAACTCGACCGCGGCCGCGCGCACCCCTACGAGGGCAACTACTCCACCTACCTGGAGAAGAAGGCCGAGCGCCTCAAGGTCGAGGGCAAGAAGGACGAGAAGCGCGCCAAGCGCCTCAAGGAAGAGCTGGAGTGGGTCCGCTCCAACGCCAAGGGCCGCCAGGCCAAGTCCAAGGCCCGTCTCGCTCGCTACGAGGAGATGGCGGCCGAGGCCGACAAGATGCGCAAGCTCGACTTCGAGGAGATCCAGATCCCGCCGGGCCCGCGTCTGGGCTCGATCGTGGTCGAGGTCAACAACCTCTCCAAGGCGTTCGGTGACAAGGTCCTCATCGACGACCTGTCCTTCACGCTGCCGCGCAACGGCATCGTCGGCATCATCGGCCCGAACGGCGCCGGCAAGACCACGCTCTTCAAGATGATCCAGGGCCTGGAGCACCCGGACTCCGGCGAGATCAAGGTCGGCGAGACCGTCAAGATCTCCTACGTCGACCAGGGCCGCGCCAACATCGACCCCAAGAAGACCCTCTGGGCGGTCGTGTCGGACGAGCTGGACTACATCAACGTCGGCAACGTCGAGATGCCGTCCCGCGCGTACGTCAGCGCCTTCGGCTTCAAGGGCCCGGACCAGCAGAAGCCGGCCGGCGTGCTCTCCGGCGGCGAGCGCAACCGCCTGAACCTCGCGCTCACCCTCAAGCAGGGCGGCAACCTGCTGCTCCTCGACGAGCCCACCAACGACCTCGACGTCGAGACCCTGGGCTCCCTGGAGAACGCGCTGCTGGAGTTCCCCGGTGCGGCCGTGGTCGTCTCCCACGACCGCTGGTTCCTGGACCGGGTGGCCACGCACATCCTCGCCTACGAGGGCGAGTCCAAGTGGTTCTGGTTCGAGGGCAACTTCGAGTCCTACGAGAAGAACAAGATCGAGCGGCTCGGCCCGGACGCGACCCGTCCGCACCGCGCCACCTACAAGAAGCTCACCCGAGGCTAG
- a CDS encoding bifunctional phosphatase PAP2/diacylglycerol kinase family protein, protein MADQELTWRGAVARWDRALFDAVARRHWPGADRVLPALGRAANHGVLWGGTAAAIAVFGSARARKAALGGAASLALASATVNTVGKWSVRRPRPLLVGVPAVRQLATQPQTTSFPSGHSASAFAFATGLALRSPGWGAVVAPVAASVAFSRVYTGVHYPSDVAAGAALGAAAGFVVNRLARDAEDARVVPGDERKAAGAPALPDGAGLTVVVNSGSGTAAGAGLDVLRARLPKAELIECEGPDLAQTLASAASRSAVLGVCGGDGTVNAAATAALRAGVPLAVFPGGTLNHFALDLGLAGPADTCDAIAAGQAVHVGVGRFTPTGTPVVGLDSTSDAAPTAAPGSGGSGYFLNTFSIGAYPELLAHRLRWGPRIGGGAAALLAAWRVLRAERPVRLTLAGRPRAVWLLFAGNGTYHGTGPTPRRRDNLGEGLLDVRLVYGGGRPAPRLLAAALTGPLSRSPVHTATRLRSLRVGDIPPGTALAYDGEYARAPAALVIDQLPDALVVYRPERSD, encoded by the coding sequence ATGGCTGATCAGGAGCTGACCTGGAGGGGCGCGGTCGCGCGGTGGGACCGGGCGTTGTTCGACGCGGTGGCGCGACGGCACTGGCCCGGCGCCGACCGGGTGCTGCCCGCGCTCGGCCGGGCCGCGAACCACGGGGTGCTGTGGGGCGGGACCGCCGCGGCGATCGCCGTCTTCGGTTCGGCCCGGGCGCGCAAGGCCGCCCTGGGCGGGGCCGCCTCGCTGGCGCTGGCCTCGGCGACCGTCAACACCGTCGGGAAGTGGTCCGTGCGCAGGCCGAGGCCGCTGCTGGTCGGGGTGCCGGCGGTCCGGCAGCTGGCCACGCAGCCGCAGACCACCTCGTTCCCGTCGGGGCACTCGGCGTCCGCCTTCGCCTTCGCCACCGGGCTGGCACTGCGGTCCCCGGGGTGGGGGGCCGTCGTGGCGCCGGTGGCCGCGTCGGTGGCGTTCTCCCGCGTGTACACGGGCGTGCACTACCCGTCGGACGTGGCGGCGGGCGCCGCGCTCGGGGCGGCGGCGGGGTTCGTCGTCAACCGGCTCGCGCGGGACGCGGAGGACGCCCGGGTCGTGCCCGGTGACGAGCGGAAGGCGGCCGGGGCGCCGGCGCTGCCCGACGGGGCCGGGCTGACCGTGGTGGTGAACTCCGGCTCGGGCACGGCGGCCGGCGCGGGCCTCGACGTACTGCGGGCCCGGCTGCCCAAGGCGGAGCTGATCGAGTGCGAGGGCCCGGACCTGGCGCAGACGCTGGCCTCGGCGGCCTCCCGGTCCGCGGTGCTCGGCGTCTGCGGTGGCGACGGCACCGTCAACGCGGCCGCCACCGCCGCCCTGCGGGCCGGCGTGCCGCTGGCGGTCTTCCCCGGCGGCACCCTCAACCACTTCGCCCTCGACCTCGGCCTCGCGGGCCCGGCGGACACCTGCGACGCCATCGCCGCCGGCCAGGCCGTCCACGTAGGCGTGGGCCGCTTCACCCCGACGGGCACCCCGGTCGTCGGCCTGGACTCAACCTCCGACGCGGCCCCCACCGCCGCCCCGGGAAGCGGCGGGTCCGGGTACTTTCTGAACACCTTCAGCATCGGGGCGTATCCCGAGCTGCTCGCGCACCGGCTGCGGTGGGGGCCGCGGATCGGAGGCGGGGCGGCGGCGTTGCTCGCCGCGTGGCGGGTGCTGCGGGCCGAGCGGCCGGTGCGGCTGACGCTGGCGGGGCGGCCCCGTGCCGTCTGGCTGCTGTTCGCGGGCAACGGCACGTACCACGGCACCGGCCCCACGCCCCGCCGCCGCGACAACCTCGGCGAGGGGCTGCTCGACGTACGCCTCGTCTACGGCGGCGGCCGTCCCGCCCCGCGGCTGCTCGCCGCCGCCCTCACCGGCCCGCTCTCCCGCTCGCCGGTCCACACCGCCACCCGGCTCCGCAGCCTGCGCGTCGGCGACATCCCGCCCGGCACCGCCCTCGCCTACGACGGCGAGTACGCGCGGGCGCCGGCCGCCCTCGTCATCGACCAGCTGCCCGACGCGCTCGTCGTGTACCGGCCCGAACGTTCGGATTGA
- a CDS encoding TQXA domain-containing protein: MPAPARAAAADSASVPGPVRGSARRPLAVALLTAALAAAPGAQAAADADPAGRAPEGARAVLDGLKTYGQAVVRTRDGSVRQIPAGLYEMRVDGGGMLQTYGVGAAGYAQPQARYTESGWGASALAGNGEAGRIRWVLEHSYPQLNDLVGLAKAAGAGSLTAESAAAGTQVAIWRLADGAQVEAADPAAEKLADYLQRAAGKLPEPPASLGLDPGEVSGEVSGPVGSRLGPITVRTGAQSVTVTPDAAAAAMGVRVVDAEGRPLTTAANGTRLYFEVPVGTPDGSASVTVQGATKVPVGRVFTSGIPSQAQIVAGSSESATTVTAKAMWPKARTVPSGEGVSPHAVTVGELTAPGQGSVAAGASGASAGSATGVTSGAASEDTPDGERLATSGSSAATPVIASLAVGLVVLGGMVVLLLRKRPLEDEEN, from the coding sequence GTGCCTGCTCCCGCCCGGGCCGCGGCCGCGGATTCCGCTTCCGTTCCGGGTCCGGTACGGGGCTCCGCCCGGCGTCCGCTGGCGGTGGCGCTGCTCACCGCCGCCCTCGCCGCCGCGCCGGGGGCGCAGGCAGCCGCGGACGCCGACCCGGCGGGCCGCGCACCGGAGGGTGCGAGGGCCGTGCTGGACGGGCTGAAGACCTACGGCCAGGCGGTCGTGCGCACCAGAGACGGCTCGGTCCGGCAGATCCCGGCAGGGCTGTACGAGATGCGGGTCGACGGCGGCGGCATGCTCCAGACCTACGGGGTCGGCGCGGCGGGCTACGCGCAGCCCCAGGCCCGGTACACGGAGAGCGGATGGGGCGCGAGCGCGCTCGCGGGGAACGGGGAGGCGGGCCGGATCCGCTGGGTGCTGGAGCACTCCTACCCCCAGCTGAACGACCTGGTGGGCCTCGCGAAGGCCGCCGGAGCCGGGTCGCTCACGGCGGAGAGCGCGGCCGCCGGAACGCAGGTGGCCATCTGGCGGCTGGCGGACGGGGCCCAGGTCGAGGCCGCGGACCCGGCGGCGGAGAAGCTGGCCGACTACCTCCAGCGGGCCGCCGGCAAGCTGCCGGAGCCGCCGGCATCGCTGGGGCTGGACCCGGGCGAGGTCTCGGGCGAGGTGTCGGGACCGGTCGGCAGCCGGCTCGGCCCGATCACGGTGCGGACGGGTGCGCAGAGCGTGACCGTGACCCCCGACGCGGCGGCCGCCGCCATGGGGGTGCGGGTGGTGGACGCCGAAGGGCGGCCGCTGACCACCGCCGCCAACGGCACCCGGCTGTACTTCGAGGTGCCGGTGGGCACGCCCGACGGGTCGGCCTCGGTCACCGTCCAGGGCGCCACGAAGGTGCCGGTCGGGCGGGTCTTCACCAGCGGCATCCCCTCACAGGCGCAGATCGTGGCCGGCTCCAGCGAGTCGGCGACGACCGTCACCGCGAAGGCGATGTGGCCGAAGGCGCGGACGGTCCCGTCGGGCGAGGGGGTCAGCCCGCACGCCGTCACGGTCGGCGAGCTGACCGCCCCCGGGCAGGGCTCGGTGGCCGCGGGCGCCTCGGGGGCGTCCGCCGGATCCGCCACGGGGGTGACATCCGGGGCCGCCTCGGAGGACACCCCGGACGGGGAGCGGCTGGCCACCAGCGGCAGCTCCGCGGCCACGCCGGTGATCGCCTCGCTGGCGGTGGGCTTGGTGGTACTGGGCGGGATGGTCGTCCTGCTGCTGCGCAAGCGGCCGCTGGAGGACGAGGAGAACTGA
- a CDS encoding single-stranded DNA-binding protein: MNDTRVTLVGHVATQIDFKETPSGPSARFRFAVTPRYFDRKRETWTDAPTSFYTVWAHRTLAVNLAGSVSVGEPLVVHGRLRVREDPPDTEGNRWFSADIDAIAIGHDLSRGTAAFRRVVRTDVPLMATQKAAVV, encoded by the coding sequence ATGAACGACACCCGAGTGACGCTCGTGGGCCATGTGGCGACGCAGATCGACTTCAAGGAGACGCCGAGCGGGCCGTCGGCGAGGTTCCGGTTCGCGGTGACACCGCGGTACTTCGACCGGAAGAGGGAAACCTGGACGGACGCGCCCACCAGCTTCTACACGGTGTGGGCGCACCGCACCCTCGCGGTGAACCTGGCCGGGTCCGTGTCGGTCGGCGAACCGCTCGTGGTGCACGGCCGGCTGCGCGTCCGGGAGGATCCGCCCGACACGGAGGGCAACCGCTGGTTCTCGGCGGACATCGACGCGATCGCCATCGGACACGACCTCAGCCGCGGTACGGCGGCCTTCCGCAGGGTCGTCAGGACGGACGTCCCGCTGATGGCCACTCAGAAGGCGGCGGTGGTCTGA
- a CDS encoding GTPase, translating into MTALTDRTDDRWDDGLIARSRPQALDQDDERDGEDGDDALVRAVSGTVSGAGSDGGKAPAAPLSPEGQALRLRLDALRQLVGLSRTRLDGKTLAEAGRVLDEAAARRGLSPQHTVVAIAGATGSGKSTLFNSLAGVQISETGLRRPTTAAPIACSWSDGAAGLLDRLEIPGRLRRRPRETSEAEALRGMVLVDLPDLDSAVGAHRDHVDRVLGLVDAVVWVVDPEKYADAVLHERYLRPLAGHAEVTFVVLNQVDRLPGESADLVLDDLRRLLDDDGIALGEHGEPGATVLGLSALTGEGVGELRELLAQFTQEKGAATRRISADVDRAAVRLRPLYVADGHAGPEIGEATRAEFEDRLAEAVGAYAAGLAAERAWRRNAGKACGTPWLRLWRWYESRRAPRSLAGLAALAAIGRTYTPYDAPAEEEVTARQRVEQAVRTVAEEAVIGLPDPWAQAVRETAVRGAERLPEALDEIAVTLGAAVAVPGAKPPRPTWWPAAVLAQAAMTLLQVYGGLWLVGQIVGVLEPRLLPPVLLMVAGIVGGPLVEWACSLAARGPARRYGQDAERRLRQAAAGCGRARVLEPVAAELLRYREVREQYATVAKFSTTRQ; encoded by the coding sequence GTGACCGCCCTGACCGACCGCACCGACGACCGCTGGGACGACGGACTCATCGCGCGCTCGCGCCCCCAGGCCCTCGACCAGGACGACGAGCGCGACGGCGAGGACGGCGACGACGCCCTCGTACGGGCCGTCTCCGGCACCGTCTCCGGCGCGGGCAGCGACGGCGGCAAGGCGCCCGCCGCCCCGCTCAGCCCCGAAGGGCAGGCCCTGCGGCTGCGCCTCGACGCGCTGCGCCAGCTCGTCGGACTGTCCCGGACCCGGCTCGACGGCAAGACCCTCGCCGAGGCCGGCCGGGTCCTCGACGAGGCGGCCGCGCGCCGCGGGCTGTCACCGCAGCACACGGTCGTCGCGATCGCCGGAGCCACCGGAAGCGGCAAGTCCACGCTCTTCAATTCACTCGCCGGAGTGCAGATCTCCGAGACCGGTCTGCGCCGCCCGACCACCGCCGCGCCCATCGCGTGCAGCTGGTCGGACGGGGCCGCCGGGCTCCTGGACCGGCTGGAGATCCCGGGACGGCTGCGCCGGCGGCCCCGCGAGACCTCGGAGGCGGAGGCGCTGCGCGGGATGGTCCTCGTCGACCTGCCGGACCTGGACTCGGCGGTCGGCGCGCACCGGGACCACGTGGACCGGGTGCTGGGACTGGTCGACGCCGTGGTGTGGGTGGTGGACCCGGAGAAGTACGCGGACGCGGTGCTCCACGAGCGCTACCTGCGGCCGCTGGCCGGGCACGCCGAGGTGACGTTCGTCGTCCTGAACCAGGTGGACCGGCTGCCGGGGGAGTCGGCCGATCTCGTACTGGACGACCTGCGGCGACTGCTCGACGACGACGGCATCGCGCTCGGCGAGCACGGCGAACCGGGCGCCACCGTGCTCGGACTCTCCGCCCTCACGGGTGAAGGCGTCGGGGAACTGCGCGAACTCCTCGCACAGTTCACCCAGGAGAAGGGAGCCGCGACCCGGCGGATCTCGGCGGACGTGGACCGGGCCGCCGTACGGCTGCGCCCGCTGTACGTGGCCGACGGGCACGCCGGGCCCGAGATCGGCGAAGCCACCCGCGCCGAGTTCGAGGACCGGCTCGCGGAGGCCGTCGGGGCGTACGCGGCCGGGCTCGCCGCCGAGCGCGCCTGGCGCCGCAACGCCGGGAAGGCCTGCGGGACACCGTGGCTGCGGCTGTGGCGGTGGTACGAGAGCCGGCGCGCCCCGCGCTCGCTGGCCGGGCTGGCGGCCCTCGCGGCGATCGGGCGCACCTACACGCCCTACGACGCGCCGGCCGAGGAGGAGGTGACCGCGCGTCAGCGCGTCGAGCAGGCGGTACGGACCGTCGCCGAGGAAGCGGTCATCGGACTGCCCGACCCCTGGGCGCAGGCGGTGCGCGAGACCGCGGTGCGGGGCGCCGAACGGCTCCCGGAGGCGCTGGACGAGATCGCGGTGACGCTGGGCGCTGCGGTCGCCGTGCCGGGCGCCAAGCCGCCGCGGCCCACGTGGTGGCCGGCGGCGGTGCTGGCACAGGCCGCGATGACGCTGCTCCAGGTCTACGGGGGGCTGTGGCTGGTCGGCCAGATCGTCGGGGTCCTGGAGCCGCGCCTGCTGCCGCCGGTGCTGCTGATGGTGGCGGGCATCGTCGGCGGGCCGCTGGTGGAGTGGGCCTGCTCCCTCGCCGCCCGGGGGCCGGCCCGGCGCTACGGGCAGGACGCCGAGCGGCGGCTGCGGCAGGCGGCGGCCGGCTGCGGGCGGGCCCGGGTGCTGGAGCCGGTGGCGGCGGAACTGCTGCGCTACCGGGAGGTGCGCGAGCAGTACGCGACGGTGGCGAAGTTTTCCACAACCCGCCAGTAA
- a CDS encoding GTPase domain-containing protein, producing MDVRPQLLDALSALRDRVASVRLPLPLPGAPRARQTRAELLAQLDDYLVPRLKAPEAPLLAVVGGSTGAGKSTLVNSLVGRQVSEAGVLRPTTRTPVLVCHPDDHYWFAGMRVLPDLMRVWAPQGEEEPPPPPQRHGSHGTTHATRELRIETVSTLPRGLAVLDAPDIDSLVVENRTLAAELICAADVWVMVTTASRYADAIPWHLLRTAKQYKAALVIVLDRVPHQVLAEVSRQYGALLTRAGLGEVPRFTVPELPESAGGGGLLPASAVAPLSAWLTHHAQDPAARQYAVGRTALGALDSLKRRMPELASAVAAQHAAAVRLTSAVEDAYKREGKRVRSRLDSGAVLSGDALTRWRGYPLDTTADELLDSLAESLAALLQCAVAAADERIAEAWRREPASGAVALPAPDREAAERIGMAVRRWRRVLEELAEEEVGKLDKQPAPDPDAVAALLVAALLGGKRARPAGEKLAERIGVQAAVRLRDRGGELVGDHLDQVLRAERDRRLAPLEALEVTPEPQAELIAALSVLQKER from the coding sequence TTGGATGTTCGGCCTCAGCTGCTCGATGCCCTGTCCGCCCTGCGCGACCGGGTCGCGTCCGTGCGTCTGCCGCTGCCCCTGCCCGGCGCTCCACGCGCCCGCCAGACCAGAGCCGAGCTGCTCGCGCAGCTCGACGACTACCTCGTACCCCGGCTCAAGGCGCCCGAGGCGCCGCTGCTCGCCGTAGTCGGCGGGTCGACCGGGGCCGGCAAATCAACGCTCGTCAACTCCCTCGTCGGACGGCAGGTCAGCGAGGCGGGGGTGCTGCGCCCGACCACGCGCACCCCGGTGCTTGTCTGCCATCCGGATGATCATTACTGGTTCGCCGGGATGCGGGTCCTGCCCGACCTGATGCGCGTCTGGGCGCCGCAGGGGGAGGAGGAACCCCCTCCACCCCCGCAGCGCCACGGCTCCCACGGGACCACGCACGCCACCCGGGAGCTGCGGATCGAGACCGTCTCGACCCTGCCCCGCGGGCTCGCCGTCCTCGACGCCCCCGACATCGACTCCCTCGTCGTCGAGAACCGGACCCTCGCCGCCGAGCTCATCTGCGCCGCCGACGTCTGGGTCATGGTCACCACCGCCTCCCGCTACGCCGATGCCATCCCCTGGCACCTGCTGCGCACCGCGAAGCAGTACAAGGCAGCCCTCGTCATCGTCCTCGACCGGGTCCCGCACCAGGTGCTCGCCGAGGTCTCCCGCCAGTACGGGGCGCTGCTGACCCGGGCCGGGCTGGGCGAGGTGCCGCGCTTCACCGTGCCCGAACTGCCCGAATCGGCCGGCGGAGGCGGGCTGCTGCCGGCCAGCGCCGTCGCGCCGCTGTCCGCCTGGCTCACCCACCACGCGCAGGACCCGGCGGCCCGTCAGTACGCCGTCGGACGCACCGCGCTGGGCGCGCTGGACTCCCTCAAGCGGCGGATGCCCGAGCTGGCCTCCGCCGTCGCCGCCCAGCACGCCGCCGCCGTACGGCTGACCTCGGCCGTCGAGGACGCGTACAAGAGGGAGGGCAAGCGGGTCCGCAGCCGGCTCGACAGCGGCGCCGTCCTCTCCGGGGACGCGCTCACCCGCTGGCGCGGCTACCCGCTCGACACCACCGCCGACGAGCTGCTCGACTCGCTCGCCGAATCCCTCGCCGCGCTCCTCCAGTGCGCCGTGGCCGCCGCAGACGAGCGGATCGCCGAGGCCTGGCGGCGCGAACCCGCCTCCGGAGCGGTGGCCCTGCCCGCGCCCGACCGGGAGGCGGCGGAACGTATCGGCATGGCCGTACGGCGCTGGCGGCGGGTCCTGGAGGAACTCGCCGAGGAAGAGGTCGGGAAGCTCGACAAGCAGCCCGCGCCCGACCCCGACGCGGTCGCGGCCCTCCTCGTCGCCGCCCTCCTCGGCGGCAAGCGGGCCCGGCCCGCCGGGGAGAAACTCGCCGAACGGATCGGCGTCCAGGCCGCCGTACGGCTGCGCGACCGGGGCGGGGAACTCGTCGGCGACCACCTCGACCAGGTGCTGCGCGCCGAACGGGACCGCCGCCTCGCACCGCTGGAAGCGCTCGAAGTGACCCCGGAACCACAGGCCGAGCTGATCGCCGCGCTGTCCGTACTGCAGAAGGAGAGGTGA